One stretch of Arachis duranensis cultivar V14167 chromosome 1, aradu.V14167.gnm2.J7QH, whole genome shotgun sequence DNA includes these proteins:
- the LOC107492619 gene encoding rac-like GTP-binding protein ARAC8 produces the protein MASTASRFIKCVTVGDGAFLFAATFFVDYIPTVFDNFSANVVVEGTTVNLGLWDTAGQEDYNRLRPLSYRGADVFVLAFSLVSGASYENVLKKWIPELQHFAPGVPVVLVGTKLDLREDKHYLADHPSLVPVTREQGEELRKRIGASYYIECSSKTQQNVKAVFDAAIKVVIKPPQKQQEKKKKPRPGCLLNIFCGRNIVGLK, from the exons ATGGCTTCAACTGCTTCTAGGTTCATCAAGTGTGTCACAGTTGGTGATGGAGCATTCCTTTTCGCTGCCACTTTTTTTGTG GATTATATTCCCACAGTGTTTGATAATTTCAGTGCAAATGTGGTAGTTGAAGGCACAACTGTCAATTTAGGCCTTTGGGACACTGCTG GGCAAGAGGACTACAATAGATTGAGGCCTCTGAGCTACAGAGGCGCAGATGTATTTGTATTGGCTTTCTCTCTTGTTAGTGGCGCGAGCTATGAGAATGTCTTGAAGAAG TGGATCCCGGAGCTGCAGCATTTTGCCCCTGGTGTTCCAGTGGTACTAGTTGGCACCAAATTAG ATCTTCGCGAAGACAAGCACTATCTAGCGGATCATCCCAGTCTGGTGCCTGTGACTCGTGAGCAG GGGGAGGAACTACGGAAACGAATAGGAGCTAGCTATTATATTGAGTGCAGCTCAAAAACTCAGCAG AATGTGAAGGCGGTTTTCGATGCGGCAATCAAGGTGGTGATCAAGCCTCCACAGAAGcaacaagagaagaagaagaaaccgcGTCCCGGGTGTCTATT AAATATCTTCTGTGGAAGGAATATTGTTGGTCTTAAATGA